A DNA window from Actinomadura coerulea contains the following coding sequences:
- a CDS encoding sensor histidine kinase codes for MARRPASVRARTTLGATAVVAVALVAAGLAVVLLLRSNLGGQADLRAEVAAREVASQLAAGIPFAALDLPDGEDHPVQVVDEDGRVRAASEDLRRIHGTGSPGVRAGQPPPRGDDDDGGDDDPARGEVSGGDPEFSTGRATVDDRTADYRFAAVEVTTPRDETVTVYAGADLAAARDAVGTAVRAMLAGLPPLLAVVAGVTWLVTRRALRPVEAVRAELAEITSSGDLARRVPVPGARDEIAGLAATTNATLAALEESVARQRGFVADASHELRSPIASLRTQLEVAAAHPELLDVGGLTEDVLRLQRLAADLLLLARIDAGDRPPARPVPLGGLVLDELERRAPGDRIAVRASIEADPRVMGVPGRLSRVVGNLLDNAQRHARSAVRLSVAEEAGTAVVRVADDGPGVPPADRERIFERFVRLDDARSRDEGGAGLGLAIVRDLVLAHGGDLAVREAPGGGALFEVRLPAV; via the coding sequence ATGGCCCGCCGCCCGGCGTCCGTCCGCGCCAGGACGACCCTGGGCGCGACCGCCGTGGTGGCCGTCGCGCTCGTCGCCGCCGGGCTCGCGGTGGTGCTGCTGCTGCGCTCGAACCTCGGCGGGCAGGCCGACCTGAGGGCCGAGGTGGCGGCCCGCGAGGTGGCCTCGCAGCTCGCCGCCGGCATCCCGTTCGCGGCGCTCGACCTGCCGGACGGGGAGGACCACCCCGTGCAGGTCGTGGACGAGGACGGCCGGGTGCGGGCGGCCAGCGAGGACCTGCGGCGGATCCACGGGACCGGCTCCCCCGGCGTGCGGGCCGGGCAGCCCCCGCCGCGCGGCGACGATGACGACGGCGGTGACGACGATCCGGCGCGCGGCGAGGTGTCGGGCGGCGACCCGGAATTCTCCACCGGCCGTGCCACCGTCGACGACCGCACGGCCGACTACCGGTTCGCGGCCGTCGAGGTGACCACGCCGCGGGACGAGACCGTGACCGTCTACGCGGGCGCCGACCTCGCCGCCGCCCGGGACGCGGTCGGGACCGCCGTCCGGGCGATGCTCGCCGGGCTGCCGCCGCTCCTCGCCGTCGTCGCGGGGGTGACATGGCTGGTCACGCGGCGCGCGCTGCGCCCGGTGGAGGCGGTCCGGGCGGAGCTGGCCGAGATCACCTCCTCCGGCGACCTGGCCCGGCGGGTACCGGTGCCGGGCGCGCGGGACGAGATCGCCGGGCTGGCCGCCACCACGAACGCGACGCTCGCCGCGCTGGAGGAGTCGGTGGCGCGGCAGCGCGGGTTCGTCGCGGACGCCTCGCACGAGCTGCGCAGCCCCATCGCCTCGCTGCGCACCCAGCTGGAGGTCGCCGCCGCGCATCCGGAGCTGCTGGACGTCGGCGGTCTGACCGAGGACGTCCTGCGGCTCCAGCGGCTCGCCGCCGACCTGCTGCTGCTCGCCCGCATCGACGCCGGGGACCGTCCACCGGCCAGGCCCGTCCCGCTCGGCGGGCTCGTCCTGGACGAGCTGGAGCGCCGCGCCCCCGGCGACCGGATCGCGGTGCGGGCGTCGATCGAGGCCGATCCGCGCGTCATGGGGGTGCCGGGGCGGCTGTCGCGGGTCGTCGGCAACCTGCTCGACAACGCCCAGCGCCACGCGCGCTCCGCGGTCCGCCTGTCGGTGGCCGAGGAGGCGGGCACGGCGGTGGTGCGGGTCGCCGACGACGGGCCGGGGGTGCCGCCCGCCGACCGCGAGCGGATCTTCGAGCGGTTCGTGCGGCTTGACGACGCGCGCAGCCGGGACGAGGGCGGCGCGGGCCTCGGGCTCGCCATCGTCCGCGACCTGGTGCTGGCGCACGGCGGGGACCTCGCCGTGCGCGAGGCCCCCGGCGGCGGCGCGCTGTTCGAGGTGCGGCTGCCGGCCGTCTGA